The stretch of DNA TTCAGTTTAATtggttttaattatttgaactgtTTAAAAATTGGCTTAAGaatttctctaacgttggcttgcctagcgagtgaaatgttaggcgtcattacGGTCCCGAAGatggaaattccgggtcgtgacatagcTATAATAAATTGTTTAGTTGCTTTCAAACTTCAGAAATAGTTAGGCAAAATTAAGGGATTTCTTTTTATTGCAAGAAATAGTTTATAACTTTTGTACATTAAAATAAATATTGAGTGACCATACAATGAAACTATTCCTATAATTATATGATATAAATAAATCTACATGAACTTTTTAACAATTTTAACCTATACGAATTTTGTACGAGATTATTTGTAAACGAAAGCACATATCCCTATTACGTCCGAACACATTGAAAATACATAATCATAAACCAAGTGATGTCCATTTGAAGTTGAGGAAATATTTGTGTCAATTGTGTGTTTCAAGCTTAAAATAAAGAGCATATTCCAGTCATACCCACAAGCCGAAAAGTTTATTATGGGTCTGAACATAAATGAACTGCATGATCTAAAGGGCACAAAGGACATTTTTCAAACAATAAAAATTGAAAGAAATCttgtttaaatttttaattttttgattAAATAAATACATCTTGTTAACAAGCAGTAATAATGACTACAACCGCCTGAAAATTTTGACTCTTTTTTGGATCTTCCTGATATCACTATATATGAGTCTTGTCAAATAGGGCAGGATGCAATGTTCTTTATGTATGTTTATATACTCCTAACATATTCCTTATAAAGTCAAATATAACCTTATATTATAATGTAGTGGGACGATTGTGATTACTTCACCCTTAATAATTTGATGAAGATTTCAAGCTTGATCAATTTTGAAAATGAAAAACTTTTTGGCAGGAAATAATTTATTGATCCTTAGTAGGTTTACCTAATGCGAATTCAAATTACCGGATCAGTGGACTTTGGATACTGAATGATTATCCAAAGGAAAAAGAAATTTGTCTAACCTCATCTCATCCCAGGCTGTGTTATACTAAAGAATTAATGACAAATATTGTTGAAGTGTATTATCATTTCATTTAAAATCTTAATATTATTAGagagaatattttttttaataacataATTATATTTTTGACATGCTCCATCACGTGCATGCCTTATTATTTTTCATAAGTCACGTACCTGAAAATACTTTTGATAATGAATGCCGGTCATATTTGAATTCATGCATGTTCCAATATCATGTTAAAGTGTGTTACATACCATCCCATCTTAAATATTAAGTTGTTAAATAGAGAAAACCttttaattacttaattatatttttaacACAAATAAAACATAGATTAAATTAGTGCAGCCACATATGCATCACCTTTTGATCCAGGAAACAGCAGAAGAAAAAAACAATAATGATATTCTAGCTCAATATCATGGGAGAAATGATCTCTAGCTCCTCTCGTACTAATTAAAAGTTCAAGGTTCTCAATGAAATAAAGTTCACATAGTCGAGACACTTTAAAAAACACTTGCTACTAGaatattctattaaatattaagAAATTCCAAATTGATGTTTGTGTTAGGAACGTCTCTCCACGTGTTAATTGAAACCAAATTGCATGCACATATATACATATCGAACGTTTAAAGTAAATTAAAGCTAGCCATAAACTTTAAAAGATCGAAAACAGACAAGAGcaaaaagagagaagaagaagaagatgatggagAAGAAGAAACTTAACAATAATAGTGTGCTTAGCTTTTACCAAGGTACCATAAAAAGTAATAGTACTATAGTAGTAAGGTAGTAATAGCCATTACTTAATTATCCCAACACAAGGCAAACACAAAGCTAAAAAGGGGGTCCAAAGAATATCACTCTCTTGATAATTGTATAAAGCTACTATGATATGTTCACTACCCCATTTAGAATTTCTATTACGCAAGAGGATCCCACCATAAGCAAATTGATAATGTGCACATTTTTTTTCTCTCTTCATTCATGCAAGTAAGGAGTCACAACAAATATACAAAGATTGTGGTGGAATGAATAAATTATTCCTTCGTTCTTAAGCAGACGACTCGGGTTCGATCTCCGGATATAATCTTTTTTTGTTAGAGGGTGCTTTATCCTTAATATGAGATTTTTCAACACAAATTCAGATTTAATCAGGTCCCAATACTGATACGGAACCGTATAtcaaaaaccaaaaaaatgaGGACTACTTTTCTCAAGCACTAATATGAATGTAGTTAGTCCAAGGGCATCAGCAAAGAAAGCTTAAATACGAAGGAACTTCGCCCACTCAAAATTACATTACAAAACCCTAAAAAGATAGTAATagaaacaaaaagagaaaggGAGAATGTGATGAGGGAAAAGTAAATTAAACTAAACAAAGTTCTCTTCAATTCCCCTCTCTATCTTTAATTCCtccattttctttcttctttttcatcCTTTCTCTTTGTTGGGGGGTTCTGGTATTCCCTTCTTCTCTCTTTATTGTGATTCGCCACTCATATATTTCCAAAAAACCCATCAACCTTTATAAAAGATAAGGAGTAAAGagatcaaagaaaaaaaaatcatgaTTTTCTCATCTTTTCCAGTCTATTTAGATCATCCTAATTTGCAACAGGTATGGCTTTAATCTTTAATCTTCAATTTCCCCTTTGATACAACTTCTTCATCCTTAAGAAAAGGCAGATTTAAAAAGAGTAATATTCATATTCCTTTTTTCTACTAGTCTTTTTGTTGAATATACCAAATATATATGCCTACTTGAGTTGTGAACAAGTTTCCTAACTTGCTTcttttcttcttgtttttttCCCAGTTACAACAGCCAGATCATCAACAAGGAAACCCTGGCCTTGAAAATCCTCAGCTTCCACCCCTTCCGCCACCCGCTCAGGTGGGTGGCGGGCTGGGCTCGATCAGGCCCGGTTCCATGGTCGATCGAGCCCGGATGGCAAAAATTCCACTGCCAGAAGCTGGACTAAAGTGTCCTAGGTGTGATTCAACAAATACTAAGTTCTGTTACTTCAATAATTACAGTCTTACACAGCCACGCCACTTCTGTAAGAGTTGTCGTCGTTATTGGACCAGAGGAGGTGCCATGAGAAACGTGCCGGTCGGAGGCGGCTGCCGGAGGAATAAGAGAAGTAaaagcagtaacaacaacaataatatttcaaaatcaacCGGAGGACAAATGGGTAATtctaatattattatttcaacaaGTGCAAGTCCTTCAAGTTGTAGCATGGAAATTATTGGCCATCAATTTTCACAACCATCTACACAATTTACACCCCTTATGGCTGCTTTCCAAAACCTAAATAATTATGGAGAAGGATTTGGTACTGAAATGGGATTTCAGACcgggaacaacaacaacaataatttatTGCCATCTTTGGCAGCTAACTTTGAGCATACAACAAATTTGTACCCTTTTCAAGTTCAAGGTGAAAGTACTATTGAAGCATCAAATGGGGTTTCTCAAGTTGCACCACCAGTGAAAATGGAGTCAAATTCTACCAAACAGTTTTTGGGTAGTTTGGAAAATAATCAATATTGGGGTTTTCTGGTCTAAATAACTCTTCTACGACCAGCCATCTTCTATAATCTCTTAAGATTAGTCCATATGTTAATTAACTTCATTAATCTTGAAGTTTCTCACTTTGTTCTCAAGCTAAAGTGGAAATGACTCAATGGAAATTAACTACTCAAAATGTTCAACCCTAATATTATAAGAAAGTGAAGGCTTTCTTAAAGCTGGCGCTTTCTATGTTGAGGATGCAGTGGAGATACATATTTATTCCTGGTAGGTTTTGTATTGATCTAAATTAAATGTGTATCTACTGTACTTAAGTTTGTTATCTTTGTTTTTAATCTCTAGTATGCTGTAATTTTTTTGGAGGTTCTTTTACAATGTGTGTGTTTTCTTTCTGATTATTACGCTATACGTATTGTATCCATTGGAATAGTTAATTAATTTGTAATATTAACTTATTTCCCAAATCCCAGCCCTAGCTGCTGCAAGTTCACTACTTATATGTTTAGCATTGGATTTATGATATAATTCTCGAGTTATGCTCACCGGCCTCTTTCATGCAAGATGATATCAGATTAATCTTATAAGAGGGATCCAAGCTTtaactaggtgatttcttcctgTCTGTTTAAGTTTTAATGGACAGATCTAGTTATTCGGTATTTGTATCGGTGGAAGGTAACATATACCTGAAGATACCCGAACACCAtgaatattataaagaaaatgatGTGTTTCATATGATATTACAATGTTTGTTTTAATTAGACTAATTTGGAAGGTTAGCTCTCGGCAGAATTTATATTTGGAAATATTGTCGGTCAAAATAGAGAAAGCAATGAAGCTAAGCATTGATTACTTCATAAAAAGTAAGGTCAAAATAGTTGAATGCATTGCCACATGTGTAGGTGTGTTCGTGCGGGTATGAGTGTGTGAGATACTGAGATTCTCTGCAAATCTAGGCTATATATGGTAACTTTCTCTTGCATTAGTACTATTTTTCTGGAGTTTAATTTTTATGATCTAGCAGTATAAAAATATTTACTCGATCATGTTCTTTATTAAGATAATTTTAGCAGGTAAATCTTTCGTAAGCATTAATCGGTAGTCGGGTAAAAATGATAAGCTATCGCAAGATAAAAGCCACTAATAGTATAAGAAAAAGTTTTACATTGTGAATGCATATAATTCCAAATCTATTTATCCAAGAATTTTAATAAGTTCTAAGCACAAATAATGTACTATGTCATTTACTAAGTAAGTAAAGGTGAATCTCTTGGTGGGCATTAAATTGATATTGGTAAAATCGAAACCGTCACATATTAAAAGTTATTGATAGTACAAACGAACTTTTACATAGTGCATAACTTAAATTTTTTTACTAGATAGCTTAACTTTTATAGATTGACGGTGCAAAATATTTTTTCCCCAATCATATAATATAAAGGTAATTAAAGATAATCATCCATTAAAGTGAATTAGGAAcctcaaaataaaagaaattaattactataatatGTTAAAATACACctatattataaataaaaaaattatatcttCCATATGACCATATATGTATGTTAAATGTGAGATCCTCTATTGAGATGCAGTGCTTGGCTACACATTATGGGAAAAGGATTACAAGATTGACAACCCCATCAATAAGATGAAAGTTCAAATAATCAATTAAAAGAGTAACTCGATGCACAAAGCATCCCGTATTCATGCAAAGGTCGCATCCCAAAAGGGTGTTATGTAGGTAGTCTAccataatgcaagcattagtggctgatTTTACTACCATTTTTCTAGAGTTTATTTTTAGGATTTAGCAGTATAAAAGATATTTATAGGATCAGAATCTTTATTAGGTAATTGAGCTGGTAAATCTTTCGTAAacattaattgataaattgataaaaaaaaaatgataacTTATATTAACAAGATAAATTTAACTGAT from Nicotiana tomentosiformis chromosome 11, ASM39032v3, whole genome shotgun sequence encodes:
- the LOC104112167 gene encoding dof zinc finger protein DOF2.4-like, producing MIFSSFPVYLDHPNLQQLQQPDHQQGNPGLENPQLPPLPPPAQVGGGLGSIRPGSMVDRARMAKIPLPEAGLKCPRCDSTNTKFCYFNNYSLTQPRHFCKSCRRYWTRGGAMRNVPVGGGCRRNKRSKSSNNNNNISKSTGGQMGNSNIIISTSASPSSCSMEIIGHQFSQPSTQFTPLMAAFQNLNNYGEGFGTEMGFQTGNNNNNNLLPSLAANFEHTTNLYPFQVQGESTIEASNGVSQVAPPVKMESNSTKQFLGSLENNQYWGFLV